GAAGAACTCAGTGCATTTCTTAAAAAGTTGAACACATCGGTTACTGAATTTATCTCTAATAAATATATTTACTTTCGTCCCCACCGGGGTGCACCGCGGCCCATGTATACACCGGAGGAATTCAATGAATTCTATGGTGAATTCTGGGAATCCATAAAAGAATATATAGAAGTTGAAAATAACATCAATGACGAAACGTCTGCTTTCAGCCCGCTAAAAATTGAATATTTCTCTTTAAATCGAGCGATTGAAAAAAATTATTATGATTTAGTGAGTCAAAAAAAGGACGAACAAATTTCTTCTAAAAATGAAAATAATAACCAAGAAGAAGAAGAGAAACAAAAAAAAGAATTTGTTGATGAAATATCTGATAATGATAATGATAATGATAATGATAAAAATACACTAATCACATCTGATGATAATAACGAACAAAATGACATCAACGAAATAAAAGATAATGATATTGAATTTGACGAATCAGTGTTAAAAATTTGTGAAATTAATGAGCTTATCAAGTATCAAAATTCTCGCCATAAATCATTAATTCTTCTTAGATATTTATTGAATCTTCAAAATTTTTCGCATTATGATTTAATTATTGAACATCTGAAAGGGAACAGTTTTTTGGAGCAGTATAAAATCGGGATAAAACATTTTGATAAAACATATCAAAATTCCTTCTTCCCATTAACATCTGTAGGATACGGGATTTCTCAGGTATTGCCATTGCTTTGCAGTATTGCACTGAATCATAGTATAATCATCCAGGAACCTGAATCCCATTTAAATCCCCAGGCTCAACTGTATTTAATGGATTCAATTGTAAAACTCGATAAATATAAGTTTACTCAACAATATT
Above is a genomic segment from Candidatus Neomarinimicrobiota bacterium containing:
- a CDS encoding AAA family ATPase, yielding MIRSITVRNYGPFKDEQSIEIKPFTLLYGFNSSGKSTLLRTFRFIREPYCSRERLEELGFRSYFDSKEPSMIKWTSPLYISKDISNSEEFKPWEYQIEWERITQVETEPNSKDQLDITIVKPGYKRKITYFPPSAIHQQIDSYISVDDAWIDEYLKNKHSLKKVIETKNALKKINVRIIHDHEIEIVTENKTFKSKNAEQFVSEELSAFLKKLNTSVTEFISNKYIYFRPHRGAPRPMYTPEEFNEFYGEFWESIKEYIEVENNINDETSAFSPLKIEYFSLNRAIEKNYYDLVSQKKDEQISSKNENNNQEEEEKQKKEFVDEISDNDNDNDNDKNTLITSDDNNEQNDINEIKDNDIEFDESVLKICEINELIKYQNSRHKSLILLRYLLNLQNFSHYDLIIEHLKGNSFLEQYKIGIKHFDKTYQNSFFPLTSVGYGISQVLPLLCSIALNHSIIIQEPESHLNPQAQLYLMDSIVKLDKYKFTQQYYFLETHSEIILRYLLRKIQLDNKYRDKSSVIFLEQNPKKTETALSQFEIDENGIVRNMPPLFNEYFEIEDIVD